A section of the Verrucomicrobium sp. GAS474 genome encodes:
- a CDS encoding beta-ketoacyl-[acyl-carrier-protein] synthase family protein has translation MYRKRRVVITGVGAVAPKAIGVEQFWSNLILGHSAIDYIKSFDVSTLKCKIGGEVGKIDTSEYFDSSIKINRYGKNALFGLVSSVMALRSSRLELDGKLRANLSLVMGVTGGPLDIMMKHVPRSSPSPLFIPAGTANSVCTVISEYFGLHARSLTTSTACAAGLDAMGIAYQRIRSGEEEIILAGGSDSTIAFHPFADLEACGMLTDRNDPPEKASRPFDLKRDRGLASEGAGVCIFEELKHAKARKAPIYAEVIGCRSNLDPHDGEHGSGLVESMQGAMDDGSISTHRVQYINAHGPSDRNMDRVESDAIKKVFGQHARKVMISSIKGVTGNPFAAGGALQMVASALTIDRKMVHPTANYEIPDPICDLDFVPGAARKVSIDTMLVNSHGMGGGNCTIALARFKE, from the coding sequence ATGTATAGAAAGCGAAGGGTTGTCATCACAGGCGTGGGGGCTGTAGCGCCAAAAGCCATTGGAGTTGAGCAGTTTTGGTCTAACTTAATTTTAGGCCATAGTGCGATCGACTACATCAAGTCCTTTGATGTTTCGACACTCAAATGTAAAATTGGCGGAGAGGTAGGGAAAATCGATACCAGCGAATATTTTGATTCGAGCATCAAAATAAATCGCTACGGGAAGAACGCGCTCTTTGGACTCGTGTCTTCGGTCATGGCCCTCAGATCCTCGCGTCTCGAGCTAGATGGAAAACTCCGCGCCAATCTATCCTTGGTTATGGGCGTCACTGGAGGCCCCTTAGACATCATGATGAAGCATGTCCCGCGGTCATCGCCCTCTCCTCTATTCATTCCTGCGGGAACAGCGAACTCGGTCTGCACCGTGATCTCAGAATACTTTGGATTGCACGCCCGCTCTCTGACCACTTCCACAGCCTGCGCTGCAGGCTTGGACGCAATGGGCATCGCTTATCAACGCATTCGCAGCGGTGAAGAAGAGATTATCCTGGCTGGTGGATCCGACTCCACTATCGCCTTTCATCCTTTTGCGGATCTAGAAGCCTGCGGAATGCTGACCGACCGCAATGATCCCCCGGAGAAAGCCAGTCGGCCTTTCGACCTCAAACGCGATCGAGGATTGGCTTCCGAAGGAGCGGGCGTATGCATTTTTGAAGAGCTTAAGCATGCTAAGGCACGCAAAGCTCCGATCTACGCAGAGGTGATTGGCTGTCGCTCCAACCTCGATCCGCATGATGGAGAGCACGGATCAGGTTTGGTCGAATCGATGCAAGGAGCCATGGATGACGGAAGTATCAGTACCCATCGCGTCCAATACATCAATGCCCATGGGCCTAGTGATCGAAACATGGATCGTGTCGAAAGTGATGCCATCAAGAAGGTTTTTGGCCAGCATGCTCGGAAGGTGATGATCTCCTCGATCAAGGGGGTGACCGGCAATCCTTTCGCTGCTGGAGGAGCGCTTCAAATGGTGGCCTCTGCCTTAACGATAGACCGTAAAATGGTTCATCCCACCGCCAACTACGAAATCCCGGATCCAATCTGCGACCTCGATTTTGTGCCGGGAGCCGCTCGCAAAGTTTCAATCGACACTATGCTTGTGAACTCTCATGGAATGGGAGGCGGTAATTGTACGATTGCACTTGCTCGCTTTAAGGAATGA
- a CDS encoding ATP-binding protein, with product MSLASYLVSAAFLLNLVLAFSVASRGIKRPTNQAFLFLSVCIATWLSCVWIGLQQTIPEKIEPWIRICTVSGLFMPLSLYILCDAIITQLPLWTVLRRNVAWSLFIIGGTTLAFTRFFLISVTAPYSADGFINIATPNYGPGFLLYSVAHVSIFIFTVIRGIRIRKRLRGITQVELDYALLGVLVFNGLAMTSAGIAPLFLKNSQVIQLPPLWVLILDLIIAYGISTRRLLGISTLARLLASYTLWIIYLSALYALTWWTTKAAFNFLTFDNLFLAHLIPTIVVTLSMAPAKSISQKVIHKLFVNPGNIDLKKGLQLLGNLSLETRSIEEFSLRSLQTMASIAGTDTGSIHFFCQPTTCHIGESLPPSEELLSNLRSFISRSPQNGRPIAVHMLPRQLNSDDPMLRDIGTLQAALIIGIFSESTPVGIILLGERLTGKFYDQEDVDSLQLLANHLTSGLSIIRLYSELSQNSLYQSTVLDQLIDGIISSDSDGRITVLNRESKRIMGDLLPKEGAHIRTLPKPIGELFEGVLTTGDEIGNKEILFNRSDRPIPIRIACRRLTNEQGKVLGASLICHDLSEIKLLERHLLQADRMASLGNLSASVAHEIKNPLVAMKTFVQLLPERFHDKNFLAHFSTIIGKEINRIDGIVNQLLVWAKPAAQKTEMLDISEVVSSMLALYRLEITKNRIHVKLNLPQGPLLVLGRRQGIQQALSNLILNAIQAMKDGGHLTLTAESVDHFDGTGMIGHDSRLEDPSPEIVIVTVQDTGDGIPPEIIPKLFQPFITSKSDGNGLGLSIVREIIQAHHAAIFIETVAGKGTSFKLVFC from the coding sequence ATGAGTCTCGCCTCCTACTTGGTCAGCGCTGCGTTTCTTCTGAATCTGGTTCTGGCCTTCTCGGTTGCCTCGCGCGGAATCAAACGCCCGACCAATCAAGCCTTCCTTTTCCTAAGCGTCTGTATCGCAACATGGCTCTCCTGCGTCTGGATAGGGTTGCAGCAGACCATCCCAGAAAAAATCGAGCCGTGGATTCGCATCTGTACGGTCAGCGGCCTATTCATGCCCCTGTCTCTTTACATCCTTTGCGATGCGATTATCACTCAACTTCCTCTTTGGACTGTCCTGCGTCGGAACGTCGCGTGGTCTCTTTTTATCATTGGTGGTACCACCCTCGCCTTCACTCGGTTCTTCTTAATTTCGGTCACGGCTCCCTATTCCGCCGACGGTTTTATCAACATTGCGACCCCTAACTACGGGCCTGGCTTCCTGCTTTACTCGGTCGCCCACGTTTCCATCTTCATCTTCACGGTGATCCGAGGGATCCGAATTAGAAAAAGGCTCAGAGGCATCACTCAAGTGGAACTGGATTACGCCTTGCTCGGCGTACTCGTCTTCAACGGACTAGCCATGACTTCCGCTGGCATTGCTCCCCTATTTCTAAAAAACTCCCAAGTCATCCAGCTCCCTCCACTTTGGGTCCTTATCCTTGATCTGATCATCGCGTACGGGATTTCAACACGGAGATTGCTTGGTATTAGCACGCTAGCTCGCCTGCTGGCTTCCTATACGCTTTGGATCATCTATCTAAGCGCTTTGTATGCTCTTACGTGGTGGACAACGAAGGCGGCTTTCAATTTTCTTACGTTCGATAATCTATTCCTTGCGCATCTGATCCCGACAATTGTTGTCACCTTGTCGATGGCTCCAGCGAAGAGCATTTCTCAGAAAGTCATTCACAAGCTGTTTGTGAATCCGGGAAACATCGACTTGAAAAAGGGCCTTCAGCTGCTTGGAAACCTTTCGCTTGAGACACGTTCAATCGAGGAATTTTCCCTCAGGTCGCTGCAAACTATGGCCTCGATTGCCGGCACCGACACAGGCTCGATACACTTCTTCTGCCAGCCAACCACCTGCCACATCGGGGAATCTCTACCTCCATCCGAAGAGCTGCTTTCGAATCTGAGATCGTTCATCTCACGGTCACCTCAGAATGGGCGCCCAATCGCTGTTCACATGCTACCTCGGCAGTTGAATTCAGATGACCCCATGCTACGGGATATCGGCACTCTCCAGGCAGCCCTCATCATAGGCATTTTTTCAGAGTCTACGCCCGTCGGGATTATTCTGCTGGGGGAGAGGCTCACCGGCAAATTCTACGATCAAGAAGACGTCGACTCACTTCAGCTGCTTGCGAATCATTTGACATCGGGACTCTCGATCATTCGGCTCTACTCGGAGCTCTCGCAAAACAGCTTATATCAAAGCACCGTACTGGATCAGCTTATCGATGGCATCATTTCCTCGGATTCAGATGGGCGCATCACAGTTTTGAACCGTGAATCCAAGAGGATCATGGGAGATCTCTTGCCAAAAGAAGGCGCTCATATTCGCACGCTGCCAAAACCCATCGGAGAACTTTTCGAAGGAGTCCTTACGACGGGCGACGAAATTGGAAATAAAGAGATTCTCTTCAATCGATCAGACCGGCCGATTCCTATCCGCATCGCCTGCCGAAGACTTACAAATGAACAGGGGAAAGTTCTTGGCGCTTCCCTGATTTGTCACGATCTCTCGGAAATCAAACTTTTGGAGCGCCACCTTTTACAAGCAGATCGCATGGCAAGTTTGGGAAATTTGTCAGCCAGTGTCGCCCACGAGATCAAAAATCCTCTGGTTGCCATGAAAACGTTTGTCCAGCTCCTACCGGAACGATTTCACGACAAAAACTTCCTCGCTCATTTTTCGACTATCATTGGCAAGGAGATCAATCGCATCGACGGGATCGTGAATCAGCTCTTAGTTTGGGCAAAACCAGCAGCTCAGAAAACTGAGATGCTCGATATCAGTGAGGTGGTCAGTTCGATGTTGGCGCTGTATCGACTCGAAATCACCAAAAACCGAATTCACGTTAAACTCAATCTCCCTCAAGGGCCTCTTTTAGTTTTAGGGCGGCGGCAGGGCATTCAGCAGGCCCTTTCCAACCTTATACTCAATGCTATCCAAGCTATGAAAGACGGAGGGCATTTGACGCTCACCGCTGAATCTGTTGATCACTTTGATGGAACAGGGATGATCGGCCATGATTCCAGATTAGAGGATCCCTCCCCAGAGATCGTTATCGTTACCGTGCAAGATACAGGTGATGGAATACCGCCTGAAATCATTCCCAAACTGTTTCAACCCTTCATCACCTCTAAGTCAGATGGCAATGGCCTAGGTCTCTCGATCGTTCGAGAAATCATACAAGCCCACCACGCCGCGATATTCATCGAAACCGTGGCTGGCAAGGGAACTAGTTTCAAATTGGTTTTTTGTTAA